In Syngnathus scovelli strain Florida chromosome 11, RoL_Ssco_1.2, whole genome shotgun sequence, one DNA window encodes the following:
- the LOC125977312 gene encoding sterile alpha motif domain-containing protein 3-like — protein MDSIKKAIQTALPQLDEVKLETLVNELVTKVGVEVPDDLQFIQEDDMKHLLTPIQCRKILHSLKGPADPQLSPSSPEPRPVGSSSTCPISPTSPISAWVDSFEVPWNKVRPTLRRAVDAGERPAVEDRRHLIRVTVDAMREHSLNPTRRECVVVAKAITQKYPNSFLDKNEEGELIGCGYFSVLNQLKTRVEYLNRGNTLSRLRKTKRTQRDDKDGDDDQPTVATCLRVDSYGCVRWQPENYPDGETSASLEEKKLEMLDIFSQEGLKGSERGRVEDLMAITYAKQRECINANPPPNILNVGKEWPFLFSHKFLLSHFTTLTNVDIYTRLNEDLEKKGKRLLDFFRSQITRWGKEVRAVLKEARKEDQEGTDGLSAMLVMLAHFKEQEDSLFLLADVTTTPADAEAQLSLPITPRIIMLGETILTAKKWMLSIEGRVIIPPAAHLADFTTALATLFACYYVFNLEYQVEACTTLEFIQRFLVRINPDSTKCSAKEQMSRKTGRVVKRKTSYMNPHVISFIRGFMEFNWLTD, from the exons ATGGACTCCATTAAGAAGGCAATACAGACAGCACTACCACAGCTAGATGAAGTGAAACTTGAAACTTTGGTCAATGAGTTGGTGACCAAAGTAGGTGTTGAAGTACCAGATGATCTGCAGTTCATTCAAGAAGATGACATGAAACATCTGCTCACACCCATTCAGTGCAGAAAGATTCTTCATTCCTTGAAAG GTCCCGCCGACCCCCAGCTAAGCCCTTCATCGCCTGAGCCACGGCCAGTTGGCTCTTCCAGCACATGCCCCATATCACCCACCAGTCCCATCTCTGCATGGGTGGACAGTTTTGAGGTGCCATGGAACAAAGTGAGGCCTACTCTTAGAAGAGCAGTAGATGCTGGTGAGAGGCCAGCTGTGGAGGACCGCCGACACTTGATAAGAGTCACCGTTGATGCAATGAGAGAGCATTCATTGAACCCTACTCGCAGAGAGTGTGTGGTAGTGGCAAAAGCTATAACTCAAAAATATCCAAATAGTTTTTTAGACAAAAATGAAGAGGGGGAGCTAATTGGATGTGGGTATTTTAGTGTTTTAAATCAGCTCAAGACCAGAGTAGAATATTTAAATCGTGGCAACACTCTTTCCCGTCTGAGGAAGACCAAACGCACCCAGAGAGATGATAAGGATGGTGATGATGACCAGCCAACAGTAGCTACATGCTTAAGAGTCGACAGTTATGGGTGTGTTCGTTGGCAGCCAGAGAACTATCCAGATGGGGAAACATCAGCATCATTAGAAGAAAAGAAGCTTGAGATGTTGGATATATTCAGCCAAGAGGGACTCAAGGGCAGTGAGAGAGGAAGAGTCGAAGACCTAATGGCAATCACTTATGCCAAGCAGCGGGAATGTATCAACGCAAACCCTCCCCCAAATATTCTGAATGTGGGTAAAGAGTGGCCATTTCTCTTTTCACATAAGTTCTTATTATCACATTTCACCACTCTCACCAATGTTGACATATACACAAGACTGAATGAAGACTTGGAGAAAAAAGGTAAAAGACTTCTGGATTTCTTCAGAAGTCAGATTACAAGGTGGGGGAAGGAAGTAAGAGCTGTCCTGAAGGAAGCTCGAAAGGAGGACCAAGAAGGAACTGATGGCCTATCAGCGATGCTTGTGATGTTGGCACACTTCAAAGAGCAAGAAGATTCACTTTTTCTCCTTGCTGAT GTGACAACCACTCCAGCAGATGCAGAGGCCCAGCTGTCTCTCCCCATCACTCCAAGAATCATCATGCTTG GAGAGACAATCCTGACTGCGAAAAAGTGGATGCTGTCGATCGAGGGGAGGGTCATCATCCCACCTGCTGCTCACCTGGCTGACTTCACCACTGCCTTGGCCACTCTCTTCGCCTGTTACTATGTTTTCAACCTGGAGTATCAGGTGGAAGCCTGCACAACACTGGAGTTTATTCAGAG GTTTTTGGTCAGAATTAATCCTGACTCCACCAAGTGCAGTGCCAAGGAGCAGATGAGCCGGAAGACTGGGAGAGTGGTGAAGAGGAAGACGTCATACATGAACCCCCATGTGATCTCCTTCATCAGGGGCTTCATGGAGTTCAATTGGCTAACTGACTAG